In Choloepus didactylus isolate mChoDid1 chromosome 6, mChoDid1.pri, whole genome shotgun sequence, one DNA window encodes the following:
- the LOC119535683 gene encoding putative olfactory receptor 52P1, with product MADNVTHHYISSFFLVGVPGLQDFHCWIGIPVCLLFAFTLLGNNVIIITVKLEPSLHQPMYFFLCMLAMNDVALVSSTAPQMLGIFWLDAHRFGFNICLAQMYFIHTFCIIESALLVAMAFDRYVAICIPLRYTTILTTPAVIKMGLAGMARAIFMVLPGPLLIKRLPYYTKYVIHHAYCEHMALVKLASANTFINRAYGISVALSVMVLDLGLIATSYIKILQAVFRLPSQNARSKALGTCAAHVCTILVSYTPALFSFLTHCIGRKVPPSVHIIFASLYLLVPPSSQSPGVWCQDQTDP from the coding sequence ATGGCAGACAACGTGACCCATCACTACATCTCATCTTTCTTCCTGGTTGGTGTTCCTGGTTTGCAAGATTTTCACTGCTGGATTGGCATTCCTGTCTGTCTCCTCTTTGCCTTCACCCTGCTGGGGAACAATGTAATCATTATTACTGTCAAACTAGAGCCAAGCCTCCACCAGCCtatgtacttcttcctttgcatGCTAGCAATGAATGACGTGGCTCTTGTGTCTTCTACAGCTCCCCAAATGCTTGGGATCTTCTGGTTGGATGCTCACAGGTTTGGCTTTAATATCTGCCTAGCACAAATGTATTTCATCCACACATTTTGCATTATTGAGTCAGCCCTTCTAGTTGCCATGGCCTTTGATCGCTATGTGGCTATTTGTATCCCACTGCGTTATACAACCATTCTAACAACACCCGCTGTCATCAAAATGGGTCTTGCTGGTATGGCTCGAGCTATCTTTATGGTTTTACCTGGCCCTCTTCTTATTAAGAGACTACCGTATTATACCAAATATGTCATCCATCATGCCTATTGTGAGCACATGGCTTTGGTGAAGCTGGCCAGTGCAAACACCTTTATTAACAGAGCATATGGCATCTCTGTGGCCCTCTCTGTGATGGTTTTGGACCTAGGGCTTATAGCCACATCCTATATCAAAATTCTCCAGGCAGTCTTCCGGCTCCCTTCTCAGAATGCTCGCTCTAAAGCACTGGGCACCTGTGCTGCCCATGTCTGCACTATACTTGTTTCCTACACACCTGCACTATTTAGTTTCCTAACTCACTGCATTGGCAGGAAGGTACCCCCAAGTGTCCACATAATCTTTGCAAGTTTGTACCTTCTGGTGCCCCCCAGCAGTCAATCCCCTGGTGTATGGTGTCAAGACCAAACAGATCCGTGA